The Streptomyces avermitilis MA-4680 = NBRC 14893 genome contains a region encoding:
- the metK gene encoding methionine adenosyltransferase yields MSRRLFTSESVTEGHPDKIADQISDTILDALLREDPTSRVAVETLITTGLVHVAGEVTTKAYAPIAQLVRDKILEIGYDSSKKGFDGASCGVSVSIGSQSPDIAQGVDTAYENRVEGDEDELDRQGAGDQGLMFGYATDETPTLMPLPIHLAHRLSHRLSEVRKNGTIPYLRPDGKTQVTIEYDGDKAVRLDTVVVSSQHASDIDLDSLLAPDIREFVVEPELKALLDDGIKLETEGYRLLVNPTGRFEIGGPMGDAGLTGRKIIIDTYGGMARHGGGAFSGKDPSKVDRSAAYAMRWVAKNVVAAGLASRCEVQVAYAIGKAEPVGLFVETFGTAKVEADKIEQAIATVFDLRPAAIIRDLDLLRPIYSQTAAYGHFGRELPDFTWERTDRVDALRTAVGL; encoded by the coding sequence GTGTCCCGTCGCCTGTTCACCTCGGAGTCCGTGACCGAGGGCCACCCCGACAAGATCGCTGACCAGATCAGCGACACCATTCTTGATGCGCTTCTGCGTGAGGACCCGACATCCCGGGTCGCCGTGGAGACGTTGATCACGACCGGCCTGGTGCACGTGGCCGGCGAGGTCACCACCAAGGCGTACGCACCGATCGCCCAGCTGGTCCGCGACAAGATCCTGGAGATCGGCTACGACTCGTCGAAGAAGGGCTTCGACGGAGCTTCCTGCGGCGTGTCGGTGTCGATCGGCTCGCAGTCCCCGGACATCGCGCAGGGTGTCGACACGGCGTACGAGAACCGGGTCGAGGGCGACGAGGACGAGCTGGACCGGCAGGGCGCGGGCGACCAGGGCCTGATGTTCGGCTACGCGACGGACGAGACGCCGACGCTGATGCCGCTGCCGATCCACCTCGCGCACCGTCTGTCGCACCGCCTGTCCGAGGTCCGCAAGAACGGCACGATCCCGTACCTGCGTCCCGACGGAAAGACCCAGGTCACCATCGAGTACGACGGCGACAAGGCGGTCCGTCTGGACACCGTGGTCGTCTCCTCGCAGCACGCCTCGGACATCGACCTGGACTCGCTCCTCGCCCCCGACATCCGCGAGTTCGTGGTGGAGCCGGAGCTGAAGGCGCTCCTCGACGACGGCATCAAGCTGGAGACCGAGGGCTACCGCCTCCTGGTCAACCCCACCGGCCGCTTCGAGATCGGCGGCCCGATGGGTGACGCCGGTCTCACCGGCCGCAAGATCATCATCGACACGTACGGCGGCATGGCCCGCCACGGCGGCGGTGCCTTCTCCGGCAAGGACCCGTCCAAGGTCGACCGCTCCGCCGCGTACGCGATGCGCTGGGTCGCGAAGAACGTGGTCGCCGCGGGTCTGGCGTCCCGCTGCGAGGTCCAGGTGGCGTACGCGATCGGCAAGGCCGAGCCGGTGGGCCTGTTCGTCGAGACCTTCGGCACCGCCAAGGTCGAGGCCGACAAGATCGAGCAGGCCATCGCGACGGTCTTCGACCTGCGCCCGGCCGCGATCATCCGCGACCTCGACCTGCTCCGCCCGATCTACTCCCAGACGGCGGCGTACGGCCACTTCGGCCGCGAGCTCCCCGACTTCACGTGGGAGCGGACGGACCGGGTGGACGCGCTGCGGACGGCTGTGGGGCTGTAA